One Simonsiella muelleri ATCC 29453 DNA window includes the following coding sequences:
- a CDS encoding RNA pyrophosphohydrolase, translating to MQRDCALDREGYRPNVGIILINKENKVFWGKRVREQSWQFPQGGIKPSESPETAMFRELFEEVGLLPEHVKILGRTRDWLRYDVPTHWVKREWRGAYRGQKQIWFLLRLVGRDNDVFLRATQQPEFDAWRWTDYWYPIDEVIEFKKIVYERALTELSRFIPNMESMGEYLGRILEERKTHHKSI from the coding sequence ATGCAACGCGATTGCGCTTTAGATAGAGAAGGTTATCGCCCTAATGTTGGTATCATATTAATTAATAAAGAAAATAAAGTATTTTGGGGCAAGCGCGTGCGCGAACAATCGTGGCAATTCCCACAGGGAGGCATCAAACCCAGCGAAAGCCCCGAAACTGCTATGTTTCGTGAATTGTTTGAAGAAGTTGGTTTATTGCCCGAACACGTCAAAATTTTGGGACGGACACGCGATTGGTTGCGTTACGATGTGCCAACGCATTGGGTCAAACGCGAATGGCGCGGCGCGTATCGCGGACAAAAGCAAATTTGGTTTTTGTTACGACTGGTGGGGCGTGATAACGATGTGTTTTTACGCGCCACGCAACAGCCCGAATTTGATGCATGGCGATGGACAGACTATTGGTATCCAATTGACGAAGTGATTGAATTTAAAAAAATAGTTTATGAACGCGCTTTAACCGAATTGTCGCGTTTCATTCCCAACATGGAAAGCATGGGCGAATATTTGGGACGCATTTTGGAAGAACGTAAAACGCATCATAAATCTATTTAA
- the xth gene encoding exodeoxyribonuclease III has product MKIATWNVNSLNVRQPQVMEWLMNEQPDVLALQELKLEQDKFPLAALQMMGWNAVWSGQKTYNGVALISRHELTDVQTGLPQMPNDPQRRVIVATVNGVRVINVYCVNGEALDSPKFAYKREWFAALTHFVRDELARYADLVLLGDFNIAPTDEDVYDPKKWHEQIHCSSEERSWFKNLLDLGLTDGLRHANPIGKFYTWWDYRGAMFEKGLGLRIDHILVSDNLIDKLQQVVVDTHTRANERPSDHAPVHADFQI; this is encoded by the coding sequence ATGAAAATAGCTACTTGGAATGTAAATTCACTCAATGTTCGTCAGCCGCAAGTGATGGAATGGCTGATGAATGAGCAACCCGATGTGTTGGCTTTACAAGAATTAAAATTGGAGCAAGATAAATTTCCCCTTGCCGCGCTGCAAATGATGGGTTGGAATGCAGTGTGGTCGGGGCAGAAAACGTATAACGGCGTTGCGTTGATTAGTCGTCATGAATTGACCGATGTGCAAACTGGATTGCCTCAAATGCCCAATGACCCACAACGTCGCGTGATTGTGGCAACTGTGAATGGTGTGCGCGTGATAAATGTGTATTGCGTGAATGGAGAAGCATTGGACAGCCCAAAATTTGCATATAAACGCGAGTGGTTTGCTGCGCTAACCCATTTCGTGCGAGATGAATTAGCGCGTTATGCGGATTTGGTGTTGTTGGGTGATTTTAATATTGCGCCCACTGATGAAGATGTGTACGACCCGAAAAAATGGCATGAACAAATTCATTGTTCCAGTGAAGAGCGCAGTTGGTTTAAAAATTTGTTGGATTTGGGTTTAACCGATGGTTTACGTCATGCGAATCCAATTGGCAAATTTTATACTTGGTGGGATTATCGTGGTGCGATGTTTGAAAAAGGGCTGGGGTTGCGGATTGACCATATTTTGGTCTCAGATAATTTGATTGACAAACTTCAACAAGTTGTGGTGGACACCCACACCCGTGCTAACGAACGTCCCAGCGATCATGCACCAGTGCATGCCGATTTCCAAATTTAA
- a CDS encoding zinc-finger domain-containing protein produces the protein MEQNNEIIHIHPHDLPLHCAGAQTEKWNGHPRVFLPIQSNSQIECPYCGTMYQLDGEAKGHH, from the coding sequence ATGGAACAAAACAACGAAATCATTCACATCCATCCACACGATTTACCTTTGCATTGTGCTGGTGCACAAACCGAAAAATGGAACGGACATCCACGCGTATTTTTACCAATCCAATCCAATAGCCAAATTGAATGCCCTTATTGTGGAACAATGTACCAATTGGACGGCGAAGCCAAAGGACACCACTAA
- a CDS encoding epoxyqueuosine reductase QueH: protein MANPQVTPIDRPKLTLPNSADKLLLHSCCAPCSGEVMEALLASNIDYTVFFYNPNIHPLKEYEIRKNENIKFAEQHGVPFIDADYDVDNWFERAKGMEYEPERGIRCTMCFDMRFERTALYAHENDFPVITSSLGISRWKDMNQINGCGHRAAEKYPNITYWDFNWRKGGGSARMIEISKREHFYQQEYCGCVYSLRDTNAWRREKGRDAIKIGVKYYGDEEE from the coding sequence ATGGCAAATCCACAAGTTACCCCTATTGACCGCCCTAAATTGACCCTACCCAATAGCGCAGATAAGTTGTTGCTGCATTCTTGTTGTGCGCCGTGTTCGGGCGAAGTGATGGAAGCGTTGCTGGCAAGTAATATTGATTACACAGTATTTTTTTACAATCCGAATATCCACCCATTAAAAGAATACGAAATTCGCAAAAACGAAAACATCAAATTCGCTGAACAACATGGTGTTCCATTTATTGACGCAGATTATGACGTAGACAACTGGTTTGAACGCGCCAAAGGCATGGAATATGAACCCGAGCGCGGTATTCGTTGTACGATGTGTTTTGATATGCGATTTGAACGCACGGCGTTGTATGCGCATGAAAATGATTTTCCTGTGATTACCAGCAGCTTGGGCATTTCACGTTGGAAAGATATGAACCAAATCAACGGTTGCGGACACCGCGCTGCCGAAAAATACCCGAATATAACTTATTGGGATTTTAATTGGCGTAAAGGTGGCGGTTCGGCGCGTATGATTGAAATCAGCAAACGCGAGCATTTTTATCAGCAAGAATATTGTGGTTGCGTGTATTCATTACGTGATACCAATGCTTGGCGACGCGAAAAAGGGCGTGATGCGATTAAAATTGGTGTGAAATACTATGGCGATGAAGAAGAATAA
- a CDS encoding branched-chain amino acid transaminase, producing the protein MALTMDDRDGKIWHNGKLVEWRDSKTHTLTHSLHYGLSVFEGVRAYETPKGTAVFRLQDHTNRLFDSAKIFGMNIPFSKDEINQAHIDVVKANELKSCYFRPIAFYGSNKLGIAPQSDDVQVIVAAWAWGAYLGEEALKQGIRCKISSFSRHHPNITMIKAKASGNYMNSILANTEAHHDGYDEAILLDSTGYVAEGSGENIFVVSRGKLFTPALDVALDGITRRTIIEIAKKLGVEVVEKRITRDELYVADEVFFTGTAAEVTPIREIDNRQIGIGARGELTTELQQRFFDIVQGRNPDYEHYLTYVK; encoded by the coding sequence ATGGCACTCACAATGGACGACCGCGATGGCAAAATTTGGCACAACGGTAAACTAGTAGAATGGCGCGATTCCAAAACACACACATTAACACATTCATTACATTATGGTTTATCTGTATTTGAAGGCGTCCGCGCCTATGAAACACCTAAAGGTACAGCTGTTTTCCGCCTGCAAGATCACACAAACCGCTTATTTGATTCTGCCAAAATTTTTGGTATGAATATCCCATTTAGCAAAGATGAAATTAATCAAGCACATATTGACGTGGTCAAAGCCAATGAACTGAAATCTTGCTATTTTCGTCCCATTGCATTTTATGGCTCAAACAAATTAGGTATTGCACCACAATCCGATGATGTTCAAGTCATTGTGGCAGCGTGGGCTTGGGGAGCGTATCTGGGTGAAGAAGCCCTGAAACAAGGGATTCGCTGTAAAATCAGCAGTTTCTCGCGCCATCACCCAAACATCACCATGATTAAAGCCAAAGCCAGTGGCAATTATATGAATTCTATCTTAGCAAACACCGAAGCCCATCACGATGGCTATGATGAGGCTATTTTATTAGATTCAACAGGTTATGTTGCAGAAGGTTCGGGCGAAAACATCTTTGTTGTATCGCGTGGCAAATTATTCACACCCGCATTAGATGTGGCTTTAGATGGCATCACGCGCCGTACCATCATTGAAATTGCCAAAAAATTAGGCGTGGAAGTCGTAGAAAAACGCATCACGCGTGATGAATTGTATGTCGCTGACGAAGTCTTTTTCACAGGAACGGCCGCCGAAGTTACCCCAATCCGCGAAATTGATAACCGTCAAATTGGTATCGGCGCACGTGGCGAATTAACCACCGAATTGCAACAACGTTTCTTTGACATTGTGCAAGGTCGCAATCCCGACTATGAACATTATTTGACTTACGTTAAATAA
- a CDS encoding LapA family protein: MKIISWIIKGVILLLLLIVAFLNTQNVQFTYLPEQSTQLPLIVIVFGGFVVGAVFGLFAMFGRLLRLRSENNRLRNEVQKSARLTTEAISAPVAKPAVSNNKVTK; encoded by the coding sequence ATGAAAATTATTTCTTGGATTATCAAAGGTGTGATTTTGTTGTTGCTGTTGATTGTGGCATTTTTAAACACGCAAAACGTGCAATTTACTTATTTGCCAGAACAATCTACCCAGTTGCCATTGATTGTGATTGTGTTTGGTGGATTTGTGGTGGGTGCGGTGTTTGGTTTGTTTGCGATGTTTGGACGCTTACTGCGTTTACGTAGTGAAAACAATCGATTGCGTAACGAGGTGCAAAAATCAGCACGTTTGACAACCGAAGCCATCAGCGCACCTGTAGCCAAACCCGCTGTTTCAAATAATAAAGTTACAAAATAA
- the lapB gene encoding lipopolysaccharide assembly protein LapB, with amino-acid sequence MDMDIWWLLVPIALLPIFFAMGWFAARVDMKTVLKQAKTIPSGFYNSLDALVDKNTGKAARNLAEVIDQQQGSYDLNLTLGKLYRQRGENDKAIAMHKTLLNSPDTVGEKHERVLYELGLNYQSAGLVDRAEQIFIELQKGNMAKQANEVLLNIYQQDRDWEKAIATAQLLSHDNQTYQFEIAQFYCEMAQAVLFQSHFDEAREYVQAALNANPKCTRANMILGDIEQKQGNFGAAIAAYSAIEKQNHAYLSMVGERLYDAYDAMSKPEDGLNVLIGYAKTFPALDLINVIYEKSLLLHGEEKANQIAVELVRLKPDLNGMYRLLGLQMSDLNPQWKADADMMRGVMGRQLQKSWMFRCRNCHFKSQVYFWHCPACNKWETFTPNKIEV; translated from the coding sequence ATGGATATGGATATTTGGTGGTTGCTCGTGCCGATTGCGTTGCTGCCGATTTTTTTTGCCATGGGCTGGTTTGCGGCGCGTGTGGACATGAAAACCGTGTTAAAACAAGCCAAAACCATACCAAGCGGTTTTTACAACAGTTTGGACGCTTTGGTTGACAAAAATACAGGCAAGGCAGCGCGAAATCTCGCCGAAGTCATTGACCAACAACAGGGTTCTTACGATTTGAATTTGACTTTGGGTAAATTGTATCGTCAGCGTGGCGAGAACGATAAAGCCATTGCCATGCACAAAACGTTGTTAAATTCGCCTGATACGGTCGGTGAGAAACATGAACGCGTGCTGTATGAATTGGGTTTGAATTATCAAAGTGCAGGTTTGGTGGACAGAGCCGAACAAATTTTCATTGAATTACAAAAAGGTAACATGGCAAAACAAGCCAATGAGGTGTTACTCAATATTTATCAACAAGACCGTGATTGGGAAAAAGCCATTGCCACAGCACAATTATTGTCGCACGACAATCAAACATATCAATTTGAAATTGCACAATTTTATTGTGAAATGGCGCAGGCTGTATTGTTTCAATCTCATTTTGATGAGGCGCGAGAATACGTTCAGGCTGCCTTAAATGCCAACCCAAAATGCACACGCGCTAATATGATTTTGGGCGATATTGAACAAAAACAAGGTAATTTTGGTGCAGCTATTGCGGCATATTCTGCCATTGAAAAGCAAAATCATGCTTATTTAAGCATGGTGGGTGAGCGTTTATACGATGCCTATGACGCGATGAGTAAACCCGAAGATGGCTTGAATGTGTTGATTGGTTATGCCAAAACGTTTCCTGCTTTGGATTTGATTAACGTCATTTATGAAAAATCGCTGTTGCTGCACGGCGAAGAAAAAGCCAATCAAATCGCGGTGGAATTGGTACGCCTCAAGCCTGATTTGAATGGTATGTATCGTTTATTGGGCTTGCAGATGTCGGATTTGAATCCGCAATGGAAAGCCGATGCGGACATGATGCGTGGTGTGATGGGGCGTCAATTGCAGAAATCATGGATGTTTCGTTGTAGAAATTGTCATTTTAAATCACAGGTTTATTTTTGGCATTGTCCTGCGTGTAATAAATGGGAAACGTTTACACCTAATAAAATTGAGGTGTGA
- the ccoG gene encoding cytochrome c oxidase accessory protein CcoG has protein sequence MAEQPNSNNLPKEQVIQLYKKAERIHPKKATGKYANLRILMILVTQLFFYGMPWLMWDDRQAVWFDLAGRHFYIFGLVLMANDLLLLTGLLVISAFGLFWWTTIAGRLWCGYACPQTVYTEIMLWIDHLVEGDRNKRMKLDKEPWNARKIRIKLTKYLLIFVVAAWTGITFAGWFVPIREFVPAIFHGTAGAGSFGVAAFYGFVTWLFGHIMRGQVCFYMCPYARFQSAMFDHDTLVISYDTERGEPRGARKKNVSREETPLGDCINCTMCVQVCPTGIDIRDGLQYQCIGCAACIDACNEVMDKMNYPRGLIRYTTEAVLNKEYTDAQIKKRLLRPKVVWYGGLLMLALIGLLTFGFTRDTLNVDIMKDRAAMARTNQDGLLENTYRLRLTNASEKTQMVKLEVSGFKDIRLTGQPENGVRVKGGGSEMVIVQVATQPEYARKGSHPIVFTFHYAPENEPNRVRDLREKASFIGE, from the coding sequence ATGGCTGAACAACCGAATTCAAATAATTTGCCCAAAGAGCAAGTGATTCAATTGTATAAAAAAGCTGAGCGCATTCATCCGAAAAAAGCCACAGGCAAATATGCGAACTTACGTATTTTAATGATTCTTGTGACGCAATTATTTTTCTATGGGATGCCGTGGTTGATGTGGGATGACCGTCAGGCGGTGTGGTTTGATTTGGCGGGGCGGCATTTTTATATTTTTGGTTTGGTGTTGATGGCAAATGATTTATTGTTGTTGACTGGTTTACTGGTGATTTCGGCGTTTGGTTTGTTTTGGTGGACAACCATTGCTGGGCGTTTGTGGTGCGGTTACGCGTGTCCGCAGACGGTTTACACCGAAATCATGTTGTGGATTGACCACTTGGTTGAAGGCGACCGCAACAAACGCATGAAATTAGATAAAGAACCATGGAATGCGCGAAAAATTCGCATCAAATTGACCAAATATTTGCTGATTTTTGTTGTGGCGGCTTGGACAGGGATTACGTTTGCAGGTTGGTTTGTGCCGATTCGTGAGTTTGTGCCTGCCATTTTTCATGGCACGGCTGGGGCAGGTTCATTTGGAGTGGCAGCATTTTATGGTTTTGTAACGTGGTTATTTGGTCATATTATGCGTGGGCAAGTGTGTTTTTATATGTGTCCGTATGCGCGTTTCCAAAGTGCGATGTTTGACCACGATACATTGGTCATTTCGTATGATACCGAACGCGGTGAACCACGCGGTGCACGTAAAAAAAATGTTTCGCGCGAAGAAACACCGTTGGGAGATTGCATTAATTGTACGATGTGTGTGCAAGTTTGTCCGACTGGGATTGATATTCGTGATGGCTTGCAGTATCAATGTATTGGTTGCGCGGCGTGTATTGATGCTTGTAATGAAGTAATGGATAAAATGAATTATCCACGCGGTTTGATTCGTTACACCACTGAAGCTGTGTTGAACAAAGAATATACCGACGCGCAAATCAAAAAACGCTTATTACGCCCGAAAGTGGTATGGTATGGTGGTTTGTTGATGTTGGCGTTGATTGGTTTGCTGACGTTTGGTTTCACGCGGGATACGTTGAATGTGGACATCATGAAAGACCGTGCCGCAATGGCGCGTACCAATCAAGATGGTTTGCTGGAAAATACCTACCGTTTGCGTTTGACCAATGCCAGTGAAAAAACACAAATGGTTAAATTGGAAGTATCAGGATTTAAAGATATTCGCTTAACTGGGCAGCCTGAAAATGGCGTGCGTGTGAAAGGTGGCGGTAGTGAGATGGTTATTGTGCAAGTTGCCACGCAGCCTGAATACGCGCGTAAAGGCAGTCATCCGATTGTTTTTACTTTCCATTACGCGCCTGAAAACGAACCCAATAGAGTTCGCGATTTGCGTGAAAAAGCCAGCTTTATTGGCGAATAA
- a CDS encoding FixH family protein: MQENLNSSKKYDDNAPFYRQPIFWMLMSGPIIVIIAAFASFGLAKSHAQDMVTDDYYKDGKHINLQLDRDQHAIDRDISAQIMFNPENTAAKVFINGKFEPKDGVNLLLMHPSRQTEDRKIVLQALGEHEFNATFDALPKAVHWYVRLEDGKGVWRIEQKWLPSQGNALMIKASLPTNSSALAPTP, translated from the coding sequence ATGCAAGAAAATTTAAATTCATCAAAAAAATACGATGACAACGCCCCATTTTACCGCCAACCAATTTTTTGGATGTTAATGAGTGGACCGATTATTGTGATTATTGCGGCGTTTGCCAGCTTTGGATTAGCAAAAAGCCATGCGCAAGATATGGTTACAGATGATTATTACAAAGATGGTAAGCATATTAATTTGCAATTGGATCGCGATCAACACGCGATTGACCGTGATATTTCCGCGCAAATCATGTTCAATCCCGAAAATACCGCCGCCAAAGTGTTCATTAATGGAAAATTTGAGCCCAAAGATGGGGTAAATTTGTTGTTGATGCACCCATCTCGTCAAACTGAAGACAGAAAAATTGTATTGCAAGCACTTGGTGAGCATGAGTTCAATGCCACATTTGATGCCTTGCCAAAAGCCGTGCATTGGTATGTACGGCTGGAAGATGGTAAAGGCGTGTGGCGCATTGAGCAAAAGTGGCTGCCCAGTCAAGGTAATGCTTTGATGATAAAAGCCAGTCTGCCGACAAACAGCAGTGCATTAGCTCCCACGCCTTAA
- a CDS encoding sensor histidine kinase translates to MKLFQRIFATFCMVIICAIFVASFSFWVVQNQLAENQSKHQRELEINLLHDVVNSLTSGGELSVRNRLEQKDPITQNIFVIAGDAKQDILNRRIDNEEIEHAYDFALKNPNSKLASIRYDPFGEEYLFFIRHFDRTKIERMPSPLLIPGLPLAPIWHEFIILTSLIFIGLLLAYLLASNITQPIRILENGINRLAAGELDARVSQQLDDRKDELANLGIQFDRMAEQLQKLVEKERHLLHHVSHEMRSPLARIQAIVGLLQARPDKQTEYISRLESELTRMDNLVGELLTLSRLETANIPMEKENLQIVPFLKQIVEDSQTVAEKKKHTISLEVKNIDKNARLEANESYLYRAFDNVIRNAMNYSPEGSTIKVKMYEDRKNLHIEIVDNGNGIKEEQLPHIFTAFYRADSSANTTGTGLGLALTKHIIEQHNGKIIAQNIQPNGLKMHFILPHTTKPEKPARPKTKNPKLDNTPNKKS, encoded by the coding sequence ATGAAACTGTTCCAACGTATTTTTGCCACATTTTGCATGGTGATTATTTGTGCCATTTTTGTGGCGAGTTTTTCGTTTTGGGTGGTGCAAAACCAACTGGCGGAAAATCAATCCAAACATCAACGTGAGTTAGAAATTAATCTGTTACATGATGTGGTCAATTCGCTGACTTCGGGCGGTGAATTGTCGGTACGCAATCGCTTGGAACAAAAAGACCCCATTACACAAAATATTTTTGTGATTGCAGGCGATGCCAAACAAGATATTCTCAATCGGCGAATTGATAATGAAGAAATTGAACATGCTTATGATTTTGCATTAAAAAACCCTAATTCAAAGCTAGCATCTATCCGTTATGACCCATTTGGCGAAGAATATTTGTTTTTTATCCGCCATTTTGACCGCACCAAAATAGAACGTATGCCCAGCCCCTTGTTGATTCCAGGGTTGCCACTTGCGCCGATTTGGCATGAATTTATTATTTTAACTTCGTTGATTTTTATCGGTTTATTATTAGCATATTTGTTGGCCAGCAACATCACGCAGCCCATTCGCATTTTGGAAAATGGCATCAATCGTTTGGCGGCGGGCGAATTAGATGCGCGGGTGTCGCAACAATTGGACGATCGCAAAGATGAATTAGCCAATTTAGGCATTCAATTTGACCGCATGGCAGAACAATTGCAAAAATTGGTAGAAAAAGAACGCCATTTGTTGCACCACGTTTCGCATGAAATGCGTTCGCCATTGGCACGAATTCAAGCGATTGTCGGCTTATTGCAGGCACGCCCCGATAAACAAACCGAATACATTTCGCGTTTGGAGTCCGAATTAACACGCATGGATAATTTAGTGGGTGAATTGCTGACGTTGTCGCGTTTGGAAACAGCTAATATCCCCATGGAAAAAGAAAATTTACAAATTGTGCCATTCTTAAAACAAATTGTAGAAGACAGCCAAACCGTTGCTGAAAAGAAAAAACACACCATTTCGTTAGAAGTAAAAAATATTGACAAAAATGCCCGACTGGAAGCCAACGAAAGCTATTTATATCGCGCTTTTGATAACGTGATTCGTAACGCCATGAATTACAGCCCCGAAGGCAGCACGATTAAAGTGAAAATGTACGAAGACCGCAAAAACTTGCACATTGAAATCGTGGATAACGGCAATGGCATCAAAGAAGAACAGTTGCCACACATTTTTACCGCATTTTATCGCGCCGACAGCAGCGCAAATACAACAGGAACAGGCTTGGGTTTGGCATTAACCAAACACATTATTGAACAACACAACGGCAAAATCATCGCGCAAAATATTCAACCCAATGGATTGAAAATGCACTTTATTTTGCCACACACCACCAAACCCGAAAAACCAGCACGCCCCAAAACCAAAAACCCAAAATTAGACAATACACCAAACAAAAAATCTTAG